A part of Schistosoma mansoni strain Puerto Rico chromosome W, complete genome genomic DNA contains:
- a CDS encoding putative histidine kinase — MSKEYLNNSVFNHNLTRTKLLSNLQEFHCSRLSQLYNSIGYENLKNDRFLKKDDNSRDPFPNLRNFCQKQTTSNHPISESTVSSAAVLRPPRPPQRTTSLARDHQPSRTNEINSTDTSCSSRSSPSRNVNSSTQDPNSQVYSTTICGLSNPNRYSHCKPLDNNMNNHLPDKLIDKEVSDLNSPENDTVWWSHLLPYKPSNLPSNLADRLRQRNSLILSRSSPTTRLSNSSLPNSFPFNNNNKSNNNSNLQNIMIQSMYEHSDSGDYTGLQSDVTSLYCVQNKHVNDIRLRQSRPITSSSSSISSLQQQQQQTPKRPSSLSLASSFTNVIPKLDNLIKTNKLRETLNSSKSISSSLSSSTSTSTTSATITTNNSQLLFQNNVCNIIPDYLLKSCPPSDSPLLGQYCRLLLLRANDDHDDTVATVDHINIVDTEDNNNISTLIDYSVKLTPTAETPATPV, encoded by the exons ATGTCAaaagaatatttaaacaattcTGTATTCAACCATAATTTAACAAGAACAAAATTACTAAGTAATTTACAGGAATTTCATTGTTCACGATTATCTCAACTGTATAATAGTATAGGAtatgaaaatttgaaaaatgaTAGATTCTTGAAGAAAGATGACAATTCACGCGATCCTTTTCCAAATCTTCGTAATTTTTGTCAGAAACAAACTACTTCAAATCATCCAATTAGTGAGTCTACAGTATCTTCAGCTGCAGTGCTTCGTCCTCCACGTCCACCTCAAAGAACTACTTCTTTAGCCAGAGATCATCAGCCTTCCAGGACAAATGAAATTAATAGTACAGATACATCATGTTCTTCGCGTAGTAGTCCATCTCGTAATGTAAACAGCTCTACACAAGATCCAAACAGTCAA GTATACTCCACTACAATTTGTGGATTATCTAATCCAAATAGATATTCTCATTGTAAACCACtagataataatatgaataatcatTTACCTGATAAATTAATTGATAAAGAAGTTAGTGATCTAAATTCTCCAGAGAATGACACAGTATGGTGGTCACATTTATTACCTTATAAACCATCAAATCTACCAAGTAATTTAGCTGATCGTCTAAGGCAAAGAAATAGTTTAATACTGTCGAGAAGTTCACCAACAACTCGATTATCTAATAGTTCACTACCAAATTCTTTTccatttaacaataataataagtcaaataataatagtaatcttcAAAATATAATGATACAATCAATGTATGAACATAGTGATTCCGGTGATTATACTGGGTTGCAATCCGATGTAACATCTTTGTATTGTGTACAAAATAAGCATGTTAATGATATACGATTAAGACAATCAAGACCTATAA CCTCATCTTCGTCTTCAATATCATCCttacagcaacaacaacaacaaacaccaaAACGACCATCTAGTCTTTCGTTAGCTTCatcttttacaaatgttattcCTAAATTAGATAACCTgatcaaaacaaataaattacgtGAAACATTGAATTCATCAAagtcaatatcatcatcattatcttcatcTACTTCTACTTCGACTACttctgctactattactacgaATAATTCACAATTACTATTTCAAAATAATGTGTGTAATATTATTccagattatttattaaaatcatgTCCACCTAGTGATAGTCCATTACTTGGACAATATTGTCGTCTATTGTTACTTCGAGcaaatgatgatcatgatgatacTGTTGCTACTGTTGACCATATAAATATTGTGGATACAGaagataataacaatatttCAACACTTATTGACTATTCTGTGAAACTTACACCAACTGCTGAGACACCAGCTACGCCtgtttaa